In Drosophila yakuba strain Tai18E2 chromosome X, Prin_Dyak_Tai18E2_2.1, whole genome shotgun sequence, a single genomic region encodes these proteins:
- the LOC6525472 gene encoding innexin inx2: MFDVFGSVKGLLKIDQVCIDNNVFRMHYKATVIILIAFSLLVTSRQYIGDPIDCIVDEIPLGVMDTYCWIYSTFTVPERLTGITGRDVVQPGVGSHVEGEDDVKYHKYYQWVCFVLFFQAILFYVPRYLWKSWEGGRLKMLVMDLNSPIVNDECKNDRKKILVDYFIGNLNRHNFYAFRFFVCEALNFVNVIGQIYFVDFFLDGEFSTYGSDVLKFTELEPDERVDPMARVFPKVTKCTFHKYGPSGSVQTHDGLCVLPLNIVNEKIYVFLWFWFIILSIMSGISLIYRIAVVAGPKLRHLLLRARSRLAESEEVELVANKCNIGDWFLLYQLGKNIDPLIYKEVISDLSREMGGDEHSAHKRPFDA, translated from the coding sequence ATGTTTGATGTCTTTGGGTCCGTCAAGGGCCTGCTGAAGATCGACCAGGTGTGCATCGACAATAATGTCTTTCGCATGCACTACAAGGCCACGGTGATCATACTGATCGCCTTCTCATTGCTGGTGACCTCGCGCCAATACATCGGTGACCCCATCGATTGCATTGTGGACGAGATCCCACTGGGCGTGATGGACACCTACTGCTGGATCTACTCGACGTTCACCGTGCCGGAGAGGCTGACGGGCATCACCGGACGCGATGTGGTGCAGCCCGGCGTGGGCTCCCATGTGGAGGGCGAGGACGATGTGAAGTACCACAAGTACTACCAGTGGGTGTGCTTCGTCCTCTTCTTCCAGGCCATCCTGTTCTACGTGCCGCGCTATCTGTGGAAGTCCTGGGAGGGCGGACGCCTCAAGATGCTGGTCATGGACCTCAACAGCCCCATTGTGAACGATGAGTGCAAGAACGATCGCAAGAAAATCCTTGTCGACTACTTCATTGGCAACCTGAACCGCCACAATTTCTACGCCTTCCGCTTCTTCGTGTGCGAAGCCCTGAACTTTGTGAATGTGATTGGACAGATCTACTTCGTGGACTTCTTCCTCGACGGCGAGTTCAGCACCTACGGCAGCGATGTGCTCAAGTTCACCGAGCTGGAGCCCGATGAGCGTGTGGATCCCATGGCGCGGGTCTTTCCGAAGGTCACCAAATGCACGTTCCACAAATACGGTCCATCCGGCAGTGTGCAGACCCACGATGGTCTGTGCGTGCTGCCCCTGAATATTGTCAACGAGAAGATCTACGTGTTCCTGTGGTTCTGGTTCATCATCCTGAGCATCATGTCGGGAATATCGCTGATCTACAGAATCGCCGTGGTTGCGGGTCCCAAGCTGCGCCATCTCCTGCTCCGAGCCCGTTCCCGTCTGGCCGAAAGCGAGGAGGTCGAACTGGTGGCCAACAAGTGCAACATTGGTGATTGGTTCCTGCTCTACCAGCTGGGCAAGAACATCGATCCGCTCATCTACAAGGAGGTGATCTCGGACTTGTCCCGCGAAATGGGCGGCGATGAGCATAGCGCCCACAAGCGGCCCTTCGACGCCTAa
- the LOC6525473 gene encoding innexin inx7 → MLNTFSSVRQYLKFDLTRVVIDNIVFKLHYRWTFVILLVATLLITSRQYIGEHIQCLSDGVVSPVINTFCFFTPTFTVVRDQNQTAYKPGSEPPGIGAFDPETDKIKRHAYYQWVPFVLFFQALCFYIPHFLWKSWEGGRIKALVFGLRMVGLTRYLKNDSLRIGKLNIPSMAEAEERVKDIRRTMIDRMRLNQSWGAHLVFAEVLNLVNLLVQITWTNRFLGGQFLTLGPHALKNRWSNEMSVLDLVFPKVTKCKFHKFGDSGSIQVHDALCVMALNIMNEKIYTILWFWYAFLLVVTVLGLLWRIFTLCFYRNVTFTRWSLYWAKPGQLDEKEISAVIDKCNFSNWMFLFFLRTNLSEFLFKKVIYHLASEFPNPDHDNDINAYREAPPTPPKNRYPDISSLDTVDSPLLHLRHNATPSASGTAPPPGAQGPTTSDMAKLPV, encoded by the exons ATGCTGAACACCTTCAGTTCGGTGAGGCAGTACCTCAAGTTCGATCTCACGCGTGTGGTCATCGATAATATAGTGTTCAAGCTGCACTATCGATGGACCTTCGTGATACTCCTGGTGGCCACGCTCCTCATCACGTCCCGCCAGTACATTGGGGAGCACATCCAGTGCCTGTCCGATGGCGTCGTGTCTCCGGTCATCAACACCTTCTGCTTCTTCACGCCCACCTTCACAGTG GTACGTGACCAGAACCAGACAGCCTACAAGCCGGGAAGTGAGCCACCGGGCATAGGGGCGTTTGATCCCGAAACGGACAAGATCAAGCGGCATGCCTACTACCAGTGGGTGCCCTTCGTCCTGTTCTTCCAGGCGCTCTGCTTCTACATTCCCCACTTCCTGTGGAAGAGCTGGGAGGGCGGCCGGATCAAGGCCCTGGTCTTTGGCCTACGAATGGTGGGTCTGACCAGGTACCTGAAGAACGACAGTCTGCGCATCGGTAAGCTGAACATACCCTCGAtggcggaggcggaggagcgTGTCAAGGACATTCGGCGCACAATGATCGACAGGATGCGGCTGAATCAATCGTGGGGTGCTCACTTGGTCTTCGCGGAGGTGCTTAATCTGGTGAATCTTCTGGTGCAGATTACATGGACCAATCGATTTTTGGGCGGTCAATTCCTTACTCTAGGACCACATGCCCTAAAGAATCGTTGGTCCAATGAGATGAGCGTGCTGGATCTGGTCTTCCCGAAGGTTACCAAGTGCAAGTTCCACAAATTTGGTGACTCTGGCTCCATTCAGGTGCACGATGCCCTCTGTGTGATGGCGCTGAACATCATGAACGAGAAGATCTACACCATTCTGTGGTTCTGGTACGCCTTCCTCTTGGTTGTCACAGTTCTGGGACTCCTCTGGCGAATTTTCACCCTGTGCTTCTACAGAAA TGTCACCTTTACCCGCTGGTCTCTCTACTGGGCAAAGCCAGGCCAACTGGATGAGAAGGAAATATCGGCGGTGATTGACAAGTGCAACTTCTCCAACTGGATGTTCCTGTTCTTCCTGCGCACCAACCTCTCGGAGTTCCTGTTCAAGAAGGTCATCTATCATCTGGCCAGTGAGTTCCCCAATCCCGATCACGATAACGATATCAATGCCTATCGCGAGGCACCGCCCACGCCGCCCAAGAACCGTTATCCGGACATCAGTAGCCTGGACACGGTGGACTCGCCCCTCCTGCACCTGCGACACAATGCCACGCCCTCTGCCAGCGGCACAGCGCCGCCCCCTGGAGCCCAAGGGCCAACGACTTCGGATATGGCCAAGTTGCCTgtataa